The sequence below is a genomic window from Pelmatolapia mariae isolate MD_Pm_ZW linkage group LG9, Pm_UMD_F_2, whole genome shotgun sequence.
GCtgttatttcatatattttgccTGGAAATTGTGGGtgagcactgttgccgcacagcaagaaggtcctaagttcaattccaccatcaggccggggtctttctgtgtggagtttgcatgttttccccgtgtttgcgtgggttctctccggctactccagcttcctcccgcagtccaaagacatgcagttggtggggataggttaaatgatcaatctaaattgcccataggtgtgaatgtgggagtgaatgtgagtgcgaatggttagaataatcctttaatattttaattgtcccacaaggggataTTTGGTTGTACaattggttgtctgtctctgtgtgttagccctgcgagggactggcgacctgtccagggtataCCCCGATTCTctccctaagacagctgggataggctccagcgccccccgcgaccctgaaaaggataagcggaagcgaatggatggatgccTGCAAATCTTTTGCAGAGTCCAGAGGTTTGTACTACGATGGGAATTCATCACAGTCGTGTTTTCTTTGCATTAACTGACTTGACAAAGCCTAAAACCCCAGTCAGAGATAACAGATATTGGTGATGGTTACAAACTATATTTGTTTTAGGATCTGTGCACACTAACATTAAAACTGGTGTTTCATTCTTCATTCTTCTAGCTCTTCTCCACAAAATAATCACTATGGGTGCCGCCTACTCAAGATGTTATCAGTTAATGACCATAAAAGGTGATACAAATGTacaaagaagattaaaaaaaaaaaaacaaccccccccccagtAAAATATTACACTGTTTCAAATATAGGAAGCAAGATTAATGCTACAAAAAACTGCTAAACTTGAGATTTAGTGCGGCAGAATGGACATTTTAATCTTAACAAATGTGCGCTCTCCTTTGAATATTAAACATTATAGTTATAATATCTAaaacattataatatttatatctttAGGTAGTTTGTATACACTCCTTTTCTGTGTActtatttgtaatatttataCAGAgttgtatatattatatatattttttgcacCATGACACTGTGTACAACCTTGGCAATAGAAGTGATTCTGATTCTAAAAATTTCATAATGGATACATCTCACCCTGGTCACCTACTTTTTGAACTCTTACCATCTGCCAAACAGTGCAGTTAGAGAAAGGACAGAAGGACTGAATAGCAGTTATTTTTCTCAGAGCtataaaaagcattaaaatgcTACAATGTCCACTTGAATGTGCTCGGTGTGATTAAGGGGTTGTGCAATTtgagagaagagagacacgttgCTTTTGTATTATTTGTcttatatagtttttttttaatagtttataAATTACAGTTTATAGACTGCTGTTAATGATCTTTGCACTCTTGAGATTGCACttaattttgttgtacatgttACTGTAACAATGAGGAAATCCTATTCTATTCTGTGTTCTAGGAGCTGCTTTGCCAGGAGTGTAAAACGAGACTTGGTAGCAGATTTGAATCAAGTATACAAACATGCATATGTTTTCTGCATTGCAAAATCTGCGAAAGTACTCCTTAATCTAAACAAATGAGTTAAACATCATGTTTAACTTTCATTGGTCCAAAACTACAAGTGTTGAAAGCCACTGTATTAATATGCTACTAGATTATGTGTAACAAGCTGCAATATAATTTCCAtgtgttacagcaaaagtgTACCTGTAGTATCCGCCACTCTCCTTCTCTAATGATGGGTCAACAGCACAGTAAATTGTTGTCTGCGCTCCCTGGACAGAGTTTTTGGTAAAAGGACTGATCATCTTCATGAAGAATTGCTGGACACCATTCAGATGACGCCATAACTCAGTCTGAACAACTCCAGGATGGAGAGAGTAGGTCGTCACGCCTGTGCCTAAAAGTAAGGAAAAAGTGAATGAAATGACTAAAAGTGAAGCTACTAGTCATGCATttgatttgaacagaaaactggcaaattaaaagaaagaaatgacagGTATAAGGTGCATTATTTACCTTCTAATCGTTTAGCCAGTGATCGGGTGAAGAGGACGTTGGCTAGCTTGCTTTGAGCATAGGCTTTATTCTTGTCGTAATGCTTCTCACTGTTGAGGTCCTCTAGATTTATGGAGCCCCAGGAGTGAGCCATGGAAGATACATTGATAATCCTAGCTGGTGCCGACTTTTTAATCAGGTCAAGCAATAAATATGTCAACAGGAAGTGACCTGGAGGGGGAGGAAATATGACTTTAAAATCCAATTTTCAGTTTCAGAAAACAGAGTGAGGGTAAAGTATCTAGAAATAGTGACACTTCACTAATTACGAAATACTGTACttaccaaaatacttaccaaaCTTGGTAAAGACTTTCACAATTTTTGTACTACATCAAATAAATACCATAAGACAGAATGTGTTACAAAGACCACCCACAGCTTATAATTTAATTACGTCAAATTAAATAACCAACAACACAAATGGCTCCTGTTACTTCAAGAGGAATGCTATCCTGCTGCACTAATtctgcacaaaaacatcaaattaAAAAGTGCGAGATGTCAGTTAAAAGTTTTGAGTCTGTTTCTCTTGTGGGTGGTGTTGATGGGGCATGTTTATCAGACTTATGATGTGTGAAGTTATTTCCctaaatataattaaaagggcaaaatccttttttaaaaaccaaatttaacttttttaaaaaccaaattTCTATAATAACCATGAGGACACCTGTGATGTGTAAAATTTtggtgacacatctcatgtttGTCCAGTGTTGCATCATGTTGATGGTCAGTTAACACGAATTCATTGTCTGTGGTTGGAAATGTTGGAAACAACATTTTAACTGATGATCAGTGGTTCCGGAATCAACTGATTCCAAAAGCTGGAATCAGAAAATATTGTTGCAACTAGTCAACAAGTCAAAACTCCACATTATAAATAACTCCTCATTATAATTATGAAGGTGTACACAAATGATTTGACTCGTCAGTTTTAaatcttgtgttttttccagtcTCAGAGCAGAAACAGCCAAACAACAGTTAATGACAGGTGATTTATAATCTAACCCATTGGTAGGTATGTGGGTAACCAGACTGCACCTCACTTGAAATGTAACTTTACATTGCATCGATGTGGCCTGCATGGGTAATACAGTGTCGTCCATTTGTGCCCTCTAATGAGTCACAGGCACAACATATCgatcctgatttttttttgtaactgttACTGTGAGAGTCAACAATAACAGGTTACAGCCACTAAGCTTTCAGGCAAGGAAGTTACTGAAACAAAAATTATCTTCACGAGAGTGACCTAGTAAACCTCGGTAGGGAAAAATGATCAGATAGCAAGGCTGATAAACTGTACTCTTTGATTTTAACCAGTGGCCTATCTGCCCCTTTTAATATATTGCATCGGTGTTTTAGAAGACAATCAATAAAACTGccatgaataaaaatgtttgtgttaaacacacataataaaaaaaCGAGTTTTGAAGTGAGTTTGGCTAAAAGTACatgacacttaaaaaaaaataaaacctaaataaaaataattggaaTTTAAATTGAGCTGTTATAAGAACTGCTGCAGTATACTATAACTTCAGATCTCCTATCTAGAAGCTGGCATTAAATTACCCATTTTGTATTGAAAACATACTTGCATGGGTAATACAGTGTTGGCCATTTGTGCCCTCTAATAAGTCACAAGCACTACCTACATAGATAccgattttttttaaactgttactGTGAGAGTCAACAATAACAGTGACAACATGTTAAAGCAACTAAGCTTCCAGACAACGAAGTTATTGAAACAAAAAATATCTTCACGAGAGTGACCTACTAAACCTCGGTAGGGAAAAATGATCAGATAGCAAGGTCAATAAACTTCACTCATTGGTTTTAACCGATGGCCTACCTGCCTCTTTTAATATATTGCATCAGTGTATTAGAAGACAATCAATATAAATGCCATATATGGAAATGTCAGGGTTAAACACACATGATAAGAAAAAAGTGGGTTTGGCCAAAATTACATgaaacgtaaaaaaaaaaaaaacctaaaagaaaaataattggaaTTTAAATTGAGCTGTTATAAGACCAGCTGCCAGTAGTTGGTCTTAAATTACACgtcttatatttaaaacatgTGCTTTAACGTTACCGTTCTGCAGTAATGTTATAAAAAAGTTGTTCGTGAAAGTACTGTTGCGTTCAGACCTTAACatggtatcatacaaaaatcttgagccacccctcatttatttattcatatttttaggGAAATGGGAGATGGGGCAGCAATATATCGAAAAATTTGCAAGGATATGACATGAGATGGCATCAAACTGGTGCATGTGTGCAGaaatcagccacacacacacactgaacaagGTTGTGGGTTGCCAGGTTGCTCTAACAGACGGGTACAGACTGTATTTGGTGTGTGAACTGTTTTATAGACAACCTTGCAATTGTGCGActttacacaaaaacacaaaacgtaTTCTTTCATGTATTCCAATTATTCAAAAGATCATGAAAATATTACTGGTACAACAAAATTCTGGGAGTTCCCCGGGAGAAAAAGCAAAATGGGAAGCTTCCAAGACATGGCCTTTAAATTTGGGAGAAATTTGGGAAAAACCTGATTGTTGGCAGATATGAAACAAGGCAAAAACATGTACCACATTGTGTCTTTTAACATGATATtaataatactgcattttttaaaagcattaagTAGTCGCATTAACATTGCTGGTACTGCTTGTTTGACTCTTTTTGTGAGTGATAACAGTAATAACTCATTAGAGTGGCCTACTAAACCTTGGTAGGGAAAAATGTTCTCATCGCAATGTCGATaaactgtactttttttttttaaaccaaagccCTATCTACCTCTTTAAACATATTATTGCATCGGTGTCTAATTATAGAAGCAAATCAATGTAACTACTATATATGGAAATGTCAGGGCTAGACACACACGATGAGGAAAATGAATTTTGAAGTGAGTGTGGCTAAAAGTAAATGGAAATGCAGTACACTGTAACGTCACATCTCTTATCTGGAAGTTGACCTTAAACTTCATGTCTCTCTGTCATATCTAAAGCATGTGCTTAAACTTTACCGTTCAGCAGTAAAGTCATAAAAACGCTGGTTATGAAAGAAGTGTTGCATTTAGGCTAAAGTATCAGATCCAACTTCAACATCACGAAGTGAGTATTGAAAATTTCTACGCATTTGTAACTTTTTGAAGGATTTGACAGCTGATGGGAGGGGCAAGTCAAAAGGGGAGGCCTCGGGTGGGACTAGTCCAACCTGAAATTTGAACGCAACCCTCAAAATTGTGTTGACATGTTAATGCAGCCATGGATGGAAATTGCACTCAAGCTCATACGATACCATAAAAAAAGTCTTGGGTCGCTGCTCATACTAAGTTTTTGACTTTTAaatctttgggaatcaccttgttggtacacaaatataattttatgcctgtcaaattgtgtcatctttggcatttttttgcAGATAGAGCTAAAAAATGGGAAGAAATTATGTGTTACTGTGACAGACTGTTTGCAAAAAAGTGGCAAAAGATACTATTTAAAAGTGGTTCTTTGTTAAGTTGAgtcagtttttatatttaaaggaTTCATAGgcccaaaaaataataataacaattaaaaaaagtctGCTTCCTTGGAAGAAGAATATAAAGAAGGAAGTGGAAGTGGAAGGTATGGGTTAAGACTTTTTCATAGCACTGTGGGTCAGAGTGGTTTGAAGCCACTGCCTACTACTCCTCAAGTCATTTAGGATGTGAGGCACTGTTATTTACTTTACCACTGagtaaaattaaatatttccTGTCATAAGCAGACTGCAATTTATTAACTCTATTAAAAACCTTTTAAAGAATTTTCAACCAGTTTTGTGTGCTCCCATTTGAGTTTCACCTGAGATATAATTTTCTGATTTCTTTCACCCAATTTAAAGAAATCTTGGAAATGTCCTGCGATGTGCTAATTGTTTTAGATAAAACTTCATTTGTCAAATATCTCCCCCAAAatcaaaaagcctggagaagGATTAGTCTGTACTAATGTGGCTATAAGTCAGGCCAGGTGTGACTGAGGCATGATTTTATTTACCCAGGTGATTGACACCGATCTGCATCTCAAAACCATCTGCTGTTTTCCCATAGGGACAGACCATTACACCTGCATTGTTGATGAGGATGTTCAGCTTTGGCTCGTCtgtagaaaaaagtaaaagaaaaaaataaagggggggggggggggggggggggggtttaaaaATATGCAACTGTTCATGTGTGTTCATATGGATGTTTCTTTAGCCAGgaaatcattttacctttgttGATGGCTTCAGCAAATTCTCGTATAGACTTGCTGTCTGACAAATCAAGTTTCAtgcaaacaacattttcattgcCTGAGCTTTCGATGATGTCTTTCACGGCTGTGTTTGCTTTCTCCATGTCTCTGCATGCTATGATCACCTTTTCTGCCcctacaaagaaaaataaaagacggGAGTTAAAACAGCACATGCACTAAATGCATGGCGAAAATAGATAAAAGCAAGGTGTAGTTCAGTGGGTGGAGAGCGCCCTCTCATGACAATATGTGCACATTACTTTATTCATAACTTGCGAAGCTTTTAACGGGGACAGTAAGAAACAAGACCAATAATCACTTAAGATatcagaaacaaacacatttctccataaagacaaacacaaaaaagagaaactaatCTGTCTGAGATACCCAAAGGCACATAAAGTCACATATGTTTTTGCAGTACATATAGTGCACTGCAAAagcaagaatttttttttaaagtaacaggCAGAAAGACCAACAAACACGCAGCACCACAGCATGTCTATCAAAGAAACACATCGTATAGTGATGTCTATGGGTTTCAGAGTCAGGCAGAGTCAGACTTGACTAACTGTTGACCGCAAAAGGATTTGtccatttattcttttttaaataatccacatttaaaattatgttgTTGCGTCCAGTCGTTTGTTTAGCCTCTGTAAATTTGGGACCATTTATAAAAATTCTGAAagttcacactttttttttctttaaataaaacgcCACAAACTACAAAACTTGTGCCCAAAGAATTCTAGAGCCAACTTTACACCCTCAGTCAATTATAAAAAAAGTTGGTCCTTACCAGgtcttaaaattatttaaatatattcaaattaTTCAGATCGAACAACACATGCCATATTACACTGTGTCATTATTTGACAAAAAGTACTGCGTGAAAAGTCCATAATTTGACAGCTTGTAGCGCCACATTTAGCAggaataacttgaagtaactgtttcaagtatcagtctctcacattgttgCGGACACATGTTGGTGCACTTTTCTTTACAATATTGCTTTaggtcattgaggtttgcatgCATTTATTCATGCACAGCGTTTCAATCAGGTTGATGTCTGGAATTTGACTGGACAAGTGCAACacattgattcttttcttttgcagccATTCTGCTAGAGTTTTGGTGCTGTGCTCGGGATCATTATTCTGCTGCATGACACAAGTTTGGCCAAGTTTGAGCTTTCAGACAAACagtctcacatttgactctagaatatttTGGGTACACTAGATGAGTTCATGGTCGACTCAATGACTACAATGtgtccaggtcctgtggctgcaaaacacaaataatCACACCTCCACCACTTTGCTTTACAGTTGGCATGAGGTGTAGGTGATAGTTTCCTGTAtttggttttcaccaaatgTGGCATTGTGCATTATTGCCAACCACTGGTCAACCTTtgttctaatctatgcaaaagagattgttccagaagtcttccAGAAGTTCTTTCTGAACTTTAACATTCAACTGAGGCTTGTAGAGTtggagatgtagctcttgggttttttgcaatttctctgagcTTTGTACGACCTTGGCATTAATTTCCTGGGACATCCACTCCTGAGAAAATTGGCAACTGtcctgaatattttttaataatcttTCTTAGTATAAAATAAGGGACGTCatattgtttggaaatggccttTTAACCCTTCCCAGATTAAAACATTATTCAGACACTGTTGTCGACATGAAAAGCACATAATTGCTAATTTCTGGGCAGAACCTTAATTGTGTAATTCTCCTGTTACACAACATTCCAAAGTTGGGCTTTTCAGCCATGTGCACATacctaattttttttaaaatattaattaacATTAATACTGCTGTCTGCCATGTTACTGGCTCACTAGATATTTGCTTGAAAAAGCACTTGAACAGGTGTAACTACTAAAATGACCACTGAAAACATAGCCATTTCATTAAAAGAGTGAATGGCTGTGTTTAACTAATATTTTTGTTCTGACAAAGCAACGCAATTTCATAAATTGACAGTGAGAAGACCCACTCAGGTAGGTGCAAAAAAagtttcttattgttgaataatTTTCCAAGACTATTCATTTTTTCTTCTAACTAAGACACACTAACACATTACTTCATGCTCTGTCCttgtattttactttaaaactaaagaaaaatttTACTATACCAAACAAGAACTGTGCCTAAAGATCTAAATCAGGAACTGGTTCCAAATTGTTCCATTACTCAGCTACTTTTCCTGACAGTTGCATGTTGCACAACAATGATACCGACATCATGGGAGTGGAGGATTACCATGCCTGAGTCATGCTCAGAATTTACACAGCACAATAGAACTTGTGTTAGCTTTCCTTATAATTTATCTACAGGAGAATCAATACTGGCATATCTGTgtttaaataaactgtttttatCGTGATCATTTTCTTGATGGCACGGCGTGGTTCCTGTGCTCAGTCGCAGTAGTGAGAGGTGGAGCAGTGTGTTTGGGGGAGCGGTGCCTGATCAGGAGGGTGGCACACATGCTGGACATGACTAACTTCTCTTCTTACCTGTAGGACCGGAGATGAGAGTGACAAGACACTCACAAAGAAGCACAGGAGTGTACATGTATGTGGAGCTTAGCAATAAAGAGAGAGGACTCGTGGTGGCAGAGGCAACTGCTATTGAGACTGTCCAAACTGacatagggtgagaggcggggtaAACCCTGGACAGGCATCTAACACAAGTACACTGtcagcagtaaaaaaaattatttcccaACTTTTAGGACTATCAAAATCTTGTATGTAACTATGATCTCCATTGCTGATCCACTTCAGGGTTATGGGGAAACAGGGTGAGAGGCATGCCATGCCCTGGATGGATTTATACTCAACAGATGGCCagaaacatccatccatcttaaCCAAATTCACATCCGCACCTGCAACCAATTTAGAGGCAGCAGAGTGTGCAGTGGATCCAGCTGTggcttcacagcaagaaggtcctgaccTTGAACCTGCTGGTCAGGTGAGGCCTTTCTATGTGGGGTTTGAACGAGTTTCCTCCAAGGTTTACTTCATTGTAGTCTTTTATCTGTGCATCTAAAAGTCAACATTTCCTGCTAATATTTCCTTTTTCCTCCTAACTCCATATCCTGATACGTAACACAAATAGtcaccactttaaaaaaacagttgagAGTTAAGAAAGGTTTAAAATTTCATGATTTcagtcagacgaacctctctttGCCAGATCAATGGCAGTTTCTTTGCCGATGCCAGTGTTTGCTCCGGTGATGACAACAACTTTTCCCTCCAGCTTTTCATCACAAGACCAGCTGCGCCGGAAGACATTTCTGGGATGTTGAGAAAGCAGACTTAATGTCACAATCAGCAACACAGGAGTGATATGGCAAAACACGCAATTACACAACTGTAACTTAACAGAAAACTCTTTCAACTTTCAACAACCCGcagcaaagaaaacattatcaacaacaatcTAGTATTAATTACGTCGTATTAATAAATAACCCGACgtaattttattaatttatcgATCATGCAACCTTAACACAAACTCAAAAACTTTTAGATTGAGGGATTTTGAGGTTTATGTAAAATCTACTTACCTTAAAGACGACATGTCTCTGGATTTCAGAAGTCACCGAGACTCAAGTATCTCATCAAAACCCGAAATTAGTTATTGATTACTGATTCACCTCCACATGAAGCCCACAATTTTCATAGAAAGTCCCtgtagataaaaaaaacatagcaaGGCGGAAATGTCAAAGTGCAGTCAGACTTGACAAGCTGGATTTTCAACCAATCAACTGCTAGGCCACCGGTGAACGAGAAAGCTGATTGGTTAACGTGAAAGTTTGAGTCTCACCCCCTAATAGGTGTGC
It includes:
- the rdh12l gene encoding retinol dehydrogenase 12, like, with amino-acid sequence MSSLRNVFRRSWSCDEKLEGKVVVITGANTGIGKETAIDLAKRGAEKVIIACRDMEKANTAVKDIIESSGNENVVCMKLDLSDSKSIREFAEAINKDEPKLNILINNAGVMVCPYGKTADGFEMQIGVNHLGHFLLTYLLLDLIKKSAPARIINVSSMAHSWGSINLEDLNSEKHYDKNKAYAQSKLANVLFTRSLAKRLEGTGVTTYSLHPGVVQTELWRHLNGVQQFFMKMISPFTKNSVQGAQTTIYCAVDPSLEKESGGYYSDCAPANCSAAAKDDNVAEKLWELSCSLLSLTWD